In a single window of the Paramagnetospirillum magnetotacticum MS-1 genome:
- a CDS encoding chemotaxis protein CheB codes for MARKPKEAGGTSVAVRSSTKLGAEGEVSKKTRGRRSNLYVVGIGASAGGLEALPPFVAHLPTEANMAYVIVQHLSPAYRSMMVQLLARETKLPVEEIKDGTVLVANTIYITPPNKDVRVKNSTLWLREPSAPLGPKPSVDVFFASLAEDRGQHAIGVILSGTGSDGAHGMRAIKASGGLTVAQEPETAKYDGMPKAAIDSGCVDQTLPPDSIGPELSSISRFPRPVVNQKSEETKTQDTINEIFLLVRKRTEVDFTQYKLNTVRRRLERRMAANRIETLVAYLDFVQRQPAELDLLCKDILISVTSFFRDTKAFEDIKLTLSELLMTKRPGDSIRIWVPACATGEEAYSFAMMLTDLLGDACKSYKIQVFATDIDMDAMRHARKGTYSATTVDGLDKAYVSKYFDAMGQNYQIKKPIREMVVFARQDLIKDPPFVKVDIISCRNVLIYFNSDLQDRIFQVFHYALNPEGHLFLGKSESVGRCTDLFRSIKTTSKIFQKRMGGPRSANPVFGAFRLKPTESSETMLPLGGASIESIVRDGFVEACMPASVAINENLDIVYYHGDVDGFVRFPQGRPNQNLGKLIADDFRIDLRALVHRSRETSTVAMGSKRQLRTREGDVMSRLVVRPLHVESGRELLFLVSCEKIELISEGGAVEATTSPGNEIRLIELEQELTATREHLQTVVEELETSNEELQALNEEMQAANEELQSSNEELETSNEELQSTNEELTTVNEELQVRTSELAAANADLQNIQDNVGFPMLVVDKGLRITRFTPQAARLFGLLPSDAGQLITAVPSQFHVKDLRNLLVTVVSSGLSHEEIIDAEGRIYRMGIFPYRDLREQTAGAILTFIDETDLRNTQKDLEASIDSLRSTQGELKEAKNIAESANRAKSEFLANMSHELRTPLNAVLGFAQIMADEMWGSLGNDRYKEYIGIIVNSGQHLLALIGQVLDMSVIEAGRTTLRESNVNISDVIVTSMRLLSSQAENSEINLTASVPDDLPHMRGDLTAIQRILLNLLGNALKFTPAGGAVTLTASHDQSGVTICVRDTGIGISAHDLDRVLMPFEQGGQRILRKEREGVGLGLPITKSLMELHGGTLSIDSKEGKGTTACVHFPASRSLAAHDVMV; via the coding sequence ATGGCGCGTAAGCCGAAAGAAGCGGGCGGCACTTCGGTGGCGGTGCGCTCATCGACAAAGCTCGGTGCGGAGGGAGAAGTCTCCAAGAAAACCCGAGGACGTCGCAGCAACCTCTACGTGGTCGGCATCGGCGCCTCGGCGGGCGGCCTGGAGGCGCTGCCGCCCTTCGTGGCCCATCTGCCGACCGAGGCCAACATGGCCTATGTCATCGTCCAGCATCTGTCGCCAGCCTATCGCTCCATGATGGTGCAATTGCTGGCGCGCGAGACCAAGCTGCCGGTGGAAGAGATCAAGGACGGCACCGTCCTGGTCGCCAACACCATCTACATCACGCCGCCCAACAAGGATGTCCGGGTCAAGAACTCGACCCTGTGGCTGCGCGAGCCTTCGGCGCCGTTGGGTCCGAAGCCCTCGGTGGACGTCTTCTTCGCCTCCTTGGCCGAGGACCGCGGCCAGCACGCCATCGGCGTGATCCTGTCGGGCACCGGCAGTGATGGCGCACATGGCATGCGCGCCATCAAGGCCAGCGGCGGACTGACCGTGGCTCAGGAGCCCGAAACCGCCAAATATGACGGCATGCCCAAGGCTGCCATCGATTCCGGCTGTGTCGATCAGACGCTGCCTCCCGATTCCATTGGCCCGGAACTGTCCTCCATCTCGCGCTTTCCCCGACCGGTGGTTAACCAGAAGTCGGAAGAGACCAAGACCCAGGACACCATCAACGAAATCTTCCTGCTGGTCCGCAAGCGTACCGAGGTGGATTTTACCCAGTACAAGCTGAACACCGTCCGCCGCCGCCTGGAGCGGCGCATGGCCGCCAACCGCATCGAGACCCTGGTGGCCTATCTGGACTTTGTCCAGCGCCAACCCGCCGAACTGGACCTGCTGTGCAAGGACATCCTGATCTCGGTGACCTCGTTCTTCCGCGATACCAAGGCGTTCGAGGATATCAAGCTGACCCTGTCGGAACTGCTGATGACCAAGCGTCCCGGCGATTCCATCCGCATCTGGGTGCCAGCCTGCGCCACGGGTGAGGAAGCCTATTCCTTCGCCATGATGCTGACCGATCTTCTCGGCGATGCCTGCAAGTCTTACAAAATCCAGGTCTTCGCCACGGATATCGACATGGACGCCATGCGCCATGCCCGTAAAGGAACATATTCGGCCACCACGGTGGATGGACTGGACAAGGCGTATGTGTCGAAATACTTCGACGCCATGGGGCAAAATTATCAGATCAAGAAGCCCATCCGCGAGATGGTGGTGTTCGCCCGCCAGGACCTGATCAAGGACCCGCCCTTCGTCAAGGTCGATATTATCAGTTGCCGCAATGTGCTGATCTATTTCAATTCCGACCTCCAGGACCGCATCTTCCAGGTGTTCCATTACGCCCTGAACCCGGAGGGCCACCTGTTTCTGGGCAAGTCGGAATCGGTGGGGCGCTGCACCGACCTGTTCCGCTCCATCAAGACCACGTCGAAGATTTTCCAAAAGCGCATGGGCGGGCCGCGCTCCGCCAACCCGGTCTTCGGAGCCTTCCGGCTCAAGCCCACAGAATCCTCGGAGACAATGCTGCCATTGGGGGGCGCCTCCATCGAATCCATCGTACGCGATGGCTTTGTCGAAGCCTGCATGCCAGCCAGCGTGGCCATCAATGAGAATCTGGATATCGTTTACTATCACGGCGACGTGGACGGTTTTGTCCGCTTTCCTCAGGGCCGCCCCAACCAGAATCTCGGCAAGCTGATCGCCGACGATTTCCGCATCGATCTTCGCGCCCTGGTGCACCGGTCCCGTGAGACCAGCACCGTCGCCATGGGCAGCAAGCGCCAATTACGAACCCGCGAGGGGGATGTGATGTCGCGGCTGGTGGTGCGGCCGTTGCATGTTGAATCCGGGCGCGAGCTGCTGTTCCTGGTCAGTTGCGAGAAGATCGAGCTTATCTCCGAGGGCGGCGCAGTGGAGGCAACCACCTCGCCGGGCAACGAAATCCGCCTGATCGAGCTGGAGCAGGAGCTGACCGCGACGCGCGAGCATCTCCAGACCGTGGTGGAGGAGCTTGAGACCTCAAACGAAGAGCTTCAGGCCCTTAACGAGGAAATGCAGGCCGCCAACGAGGAACTGCAATCCTCCAATGAGGAGTTGGAAACCTCCAACGAGGAACTGCAATCCACCAACGAGGAACTGACCACGGTCAACGAGGAACTGCAGGTCCGCACCTCGGAACTGGCCGCCGCCAACGCCGACCTCCAGAATATCCAGGACAATGTCGGCTTTCCCATGCTGGTGGTGGACAAGGGGCTGCGCATCACCCGCTTTACCCCTCAGGCGGCGCGGCTGTTCGGGTTGTTGCCTTCCGACGCTGGCCAGTTGATCACCGCCGTACCCAGCCAATTTCACGTCAAGGATCTGCGCAACCTTCTGGTTACCGTGGTTTCCAGCGGTTTGTCCCACGAAGAGATCATCGACGCCGAGGGACGCATCTACCGCATGGGGATCTTCCCCTATCGCGATCTGCGGGAGCAGACGGCGGGGGCCATCCTCACCTTCATCGACGAGACCGATCTGCGGAACACTCAAAAAGATTTGGAAGCCAGCATTGACAGTCTGCGCTCAACCCAGGGGGAACTGAAAGAGGCCAAGAATATTGCGGAGTCCGCCAACCGCGCCAAGTCTGAGTTCCTGGCCAATATGAGCCACGAGTTGCGCACTCCGCTCAATGCCGTTCTGGGTTTCGCCCAGATCATGGCGGACGAGATGTGGGGTAGCCTGGGCAATGATCGCTACAAGGAATATATCGGGATCATCGTCAATAGCGGCCAGCACCTGCTGGCGCTGATTGGCCAGGTGCTCGACATGTCGGTGATCGAAGCTGGGCGGACAACCTTGCGCGAGAGCAACGTCAATATCAGCGATGTGATCGTCACGTCCATGCGGCTGCTGTCATCCCAGGCGGAAAATTCCGAAATCAACCTGACAGCATCAGTGCCCGATGATCTGCCTCACATGCGCGGAGACCTGACGGCCATCCAACGGATACTCCTCAATCTGCTTGGCAACGCCCTGAAATTCACCCCGGCAGGCGGGGCCGTTACCCTGACCGCCTCCCATGATCAAAGCGGCGTGACGATCTGCGTGCGTGATACCGGCATCGGCATTTCTGCCCATGATCTGGACCGTGTTCTGATGCCCTTTGAACAAGGGGGGCAACGGATATTGCGCAAGGAGCGGGAAGGCGTTGGCCTCGGCCTGCCCATTACGAAGTCGCTGATGGAACTGCATGGCGGCACCTTGTCCATCGACAGTAAGGAAGGCAAAGGCACCACCGCCTGTGTCCACTTTCCAGCCTCTCGTTCGCTGGCGGCTCATGACGTGATGGTGTGA
- the meaB gene encoding methylmalonyl Co-A mutase-associated GTPase MeaB: MTKRDKNEIAATRAALALGDIRVCARLISRVEREEEGLVHLLQALYKAGGRAQVIGVTGPPGAGKSSLVSQMIRVWRKRGKKVAVLAVDPSSPFSGGAVLGDRLRMADHTCDDGVFIRSMASRGQLGGLAKAAGDALTVLDAMNWDVIIIETVGVGQNETAIIRHADLVVLVQTPMGGGDVQAAKAGINEIGDIYVVNKGDHPEADRTVSQIRDMVTLGHHLHPETAWIPPVLKTQSLLGQGAEELADTVQSWFDHVRDHPDSARMRARQRVRHRTAEIIRDRLDKRLLKGREQIVESLIDQVVSRDRDPYALADSLLAALGNGPEPQDCLIPVMAD; this comes from the coding sequence ATGACCAAGCGCGACAAGAACGAGATCGCGGCGACGCGGGCCGCCCTGGCCCTGGGCGATATCCGCGTCTGCGCCCGTCTCATCAGCCGGGTGGAGCGCGAGGAAGAGGGGCTGGTCCATCTGCTCCAGGCCCTTTACAAGGCGGGGGGCCGAGCGCAGGTAATCGGCGTGACCGGCCCGCCCGGCGCGGGCAAGAGTTCCCTGGTCAGCCAGATGATCCGGGTGTGGCGCAAGCGCGGTAAAAAGGTGGCGGTGTTGGCCGTGGACCCGTCCAGCCCCTTCTCGGGCGGAGCCGTGCTGGGCGATCGCCTGCGCATGGCCGACCACACCTGCGATGACGGCGTATTCATCCGGTCCATGGCGTCGCGCGGGCAACTGGGCGGGTTGGCCAAGGCCGCCGGTGATGCGCTGACCGTGCTGGACGCCATGAACTGGGACGTCATCATCATCGAGACCGTGGGGGTGGGGCAGAACGAAACCGCCATCATCCGCCATGCCGATCTGGTGGTGCTGGTGCAGACGCCCATGGGCGGCGGCGACGTTCAGGCGGCCAAGGCCGGTATCAACGAGATCGGCGACATCTACGTGGTCAACAAGGGCGATCACCCCGAGGCCGACCGGACGGTGAGCCAGATCCGCGACATGGTCACGCTCGGCCATCATCTTCATCCCGAGACGGCCTGGATTCCCCCGGTGCTCAAGACCCAGTCGCTTCTTGGCCAGGGCGCCGAGGAACTGGCCGACACCGTGCAGTCATGGTTCGATCATGTGCGCGACCATCCGGACTCGGCGCGGATGCGCGCCCGTCAGAGGGTCAGGCACCGCACGGCCGAGATCATCCGCGACAGGCTGGACAAACGACTGCTCAAGGGCAGGGAGCAGATCGTGGAATCCCTGATCGACCAGGTGGTGAGCCGTGACCGCGATCCCTATGCCCTGGCGGACAGCCTGTTGGCTGCCTTGGGAAACGGGCCGGAGCCGCAGGATTGCCTAATTCCCGTGATGGCCGACTGA
- a CDS encoding cobalamin B12-binding domain-containing protein — protein MSKGKGIKVIISMIGLDGHTTGGEIVARVLRDAGFEVIYLGATQTPEMILKAAIQEDVDAIGISSHASNFNQIEYLVELLKDNGMSDVPVICGGNIPKHVAAHLKGNGIAEVFPPGSSSAQIIDYVAANARGAERKSA, from the coding sequence ATGAGCAAGGGAAAAGGTATCAAGGTCATCATCTCCATGATCGGCCTGGACGGGCACACCACCGGCGGCGAGATCGTGGCCCGCGTGCTGCGCGATGCCGGTTTCGAGGTCATCTATCTGGGCGCCACCCAGACGCCGGAAATGATCCTCAAGGCCGCCATTCAGGAGGATGTGGACGCCATCGGCATCAGCTCGCATGCCTCGAACTTCAACCAGATCGAATATCTGGTGGAACTGCTGAAGGATAACGGCATGAGCGATGTGCCGGTGATCTGTGGCGGCAATATCCCCAAGCATGTGGCCGCGCATCTGAAGGGCAACGGCATCGCCGAGGTCTTTCCGCCGGGCAGTTCCAGCGCCCAGATCATCGACTATGTCGCCGCCAATGCCAGGGGCGCCGAGCGGAAATCCGCCTGA
- a CDS encoding methylmalonyl-CoA mutase family protein, whose translation MKRETDYGYALKETYGPEDIAGFDYSKDLADPGQYPYTRGYFPKGYRSRMWTQRMTAGLGTSVAANQVLKKYREMGQTGGICVISDRVFSDCIDPDHPLGRREVGVLGWPGCSLLEFEELMDGIPLTGQSITLLGSSAPSVLRLAYIVALAQKRGIDPSEVHGSCMESPFENYFGQTDVSPFDLNLKLFLDAGEYVLKNKIRMRASIISQHFQESGGNSAQALAVCLSMIKEICGRLINERGLDFDTTSLFPYELVSVGTRFFDEIAKIRALRRMYARMAKEEFHAKTEKACQLLIAIHTSGRTMTFQQPLNNVVRCAIQTLAGVIGGCTALDNATLDNAHSEPSALAARMSLNTQHIVAYESGAADVVDPLAGSYYVEALTNKVEEEGYRIYNEIQGMGGMIAALERGYIQDMLSAEAAKKFQEIDNKERLVVGVNHLVIPPEEDFEIPIQEVHSQDSELIANRMAEWKKTRDQAALKATLTQLYRDGQKGDRFNLMPSIIEAVKAYASVGEVMGTIRLARGLTYDPFDMISCPYDYQ comes from the coding sequence ATGAAGAGAGAAACCGACTATGGATATGCCCTGAAGGAGACCTATGGTCCCGAGGACATCGCCGGCTTCGACTACTCGAAGGATCTGGCCGATCCGGGGCAATATCCCTATACCCGCGGCTACTTCCCCAAGGGCTACCGCTCGCGCATGTGGACCCAGCGCATGACCGCCGGTCTCGGCACCTCGGTGGCCGCCAATCAGGTGCTGAAGAAGTACCGGGAGATGGGCCAGACCGGCGGCATCTGCGTCATCAGTGACCGGGTGTTCTCCGATTGCATCGATCCCGACCATCCTCTGGGCCGCCGTGAGGTCGGAGTGCTGGGCTGGCCCGGATGCTCGCTGCTGGAGTTCGAGGAACTGATGGACGGCATTCCGCTGACCGGCCAGTCCATCACCTTGCTGGGGTCTTCGGCGCCGTCGGTCCTGCGTCTGGCCTATATCGTGGCCCTGGCCCAGAAGCGTGGCATCGACCCGTCCGAAGTTCACGGCAGCTGTATGGAATCGCCGTTCGAGAACTATTTCGGCCAGACCGATGTCAGCCCGTTCGATCTGAACCTGAAGCTGTTTTTGGACGCGGGCGAATATGTGCTGAAGAACAAGATCCGCATGCGGGCCTCCATCATCTCGCAGCACTTCCAGGAATCGGGTGGCAATTCGGCTCAGGCGCTGGCCGTCTGCCTGTCCATGATCAAGGAGATCTGCGGCCGCTTGATCAACGAGCGCGGCCTGGATTTCGACACCACCTCGCTGTTTCCCTATGAACTGGTCAGCGTCGGCACCCGCTTCTTCGACGAGATCGCCAAGATCCGGGCGCTCAGGCGTATGTATGCCCGCATGGCCAAAGAGGAATTCCACGCCAAGACCGAGAAGGCGTGCCAATTGCTCATCGCCATCCACACATCGGGCCGCACCATGACTTTCCAGCAGCCCCTGAACAATGTGGTGCGTTGCGCCATCCAGACGCTGGCGGGCGTCATCGGCGGCTGTACTGCGCTCGACAACGCCACGCTAGACAATGCCCATTCCGAGCCCTCGGCCCTGGCGGCGCGCATGTCGCTGAACACCCAGCACATCGTGGCCTATGAATCGGGCGCCGCCGATGTGGTGGATCCCCTGGCCGGTTCCTATTACGTGGAGGCGCTCACCAACAAGGTGGAGGAAGAGGGCTACCGCATCTACAACGAGATCCAGGGCATGGGCGGCATGATCGCCGCCCTGGAACGGGGCTATATCCAGGACATGCTGTCCGCCGAGGCCGCCAAGAAGTTCCAGGAGATCGACAACAAGGAACGCCTGGTGGTGGGCGTGAACCATCTGGTCATCCCGCCCGAGGAGGATTTCGAGATCCCCATTCAGGAGGTCCATTCCCAGGATTCGGAATTGATCGCCAACCGCATGGCCGAATGGAAGAAGACCCGCGACCAGGCGGCGCTGAAGGCCACCCTGACCCAACTCTACCGGGACGGCCAGAAGGGCGACCGCTTCAATCTGATGCCCTCCATCATCGAGGCGGTGAAGGCCTATGCCAGCGTGGGCGAGGTCATGGGCACCATCCGTCTGGCGCGCGGACTGACCTACGATCCGTTCGACATGATCTCGTGCCCCTACGACTACCAATGA
- a CDS encoding nitroreductase, protein MEPSPSTPLTIFDALTSRASMRAFLPTPVPRLTVEAILALAARAPSGSNIQPWTVHVLEGEARDRLCQRLLQAHREDEPGHGDDYTYYPPEWFEPFLSRRRKLGLDLYRSLGIGRDDRQRMKDQLGRNYLFFDAPIGMILTLDRRHGQSAWIDLGAFLQSLMLAARGYGLHTCPQQAFARFHRLIRPILGIPETEVVVCGLALGHADTSAPENALVSERVPVAEFARFHSG, encoded by the coding sequence ATGGAACCCTCACCTTCCACGCCCCTCACCATCTTCGACGCCCTGACCAGCCGCGCCAGCATGCGTGCCTTCCTTCCCACCCCGGTGCCGCGCCTCACGGTGGAAGCCATCCTGGCCCTGGCCGCGCGGGCCCCCAGCGGCTCCAACATCCAGCCCTGGACCGTCCATGTTCTGGAGGGCGAAGCCCGCGACCGCCTTTGTCAGCGCCTGTTGCAAGCCCATCGGGAGGATGAACCCGGCCATGGCGACGACTACACCTACTACCCGCCCGAATGGTTCGAGCCGTTCTTGTCCCGGCGCCGCAAGCTGGGCCTCGACCTTTACCGCAGCCTGGGAATCGGCCGCGACGACCGCCAGCGCATGAAGGATCAGCTGGGCCGCAACTACCTGTTCTTCGACGCGCCCATCGGAATGATCCTCACCCTCGACCGCCGCCATGGGCAGAGCGCCTGGATCGACCTGGGCGCCTTCTTGCAATCGCTCATGCTGGCGGCCCGAGGCTACGGCCTTCACACCTGTCCCCAGCAGGCCTTCGCCCGCTTCCATCGCCTGATCCGCCCCATTCTCGGCATTCCCGAGACCGAGGTGGTTGTCTGCGGTCTGGCCCTGGGGCATGCCGATACCTCGGCGCCCGAGAACGCCCTGGTCAGTGAGCGGGTTCCGGTGGCGGAATTCGCCCGCTTTCACTCCGGCTGA
- a CDS encoding ABC transporter substrate-binding protein encodes MLKKLLGAAGAVLCTAAALATTQASAADPIKIGAVLAVTGPVAYIGDPEAKTLEMLVEQLNAKGGLLGRPVKLIVYDDGGDAAMARGHAVRLVESDKVDAIIGASTSGSSLAMIPLAERGETPMISLAGAEGIVLPVKKWAFKTPQTDRMMVLRVFEDLKSRGLTKIALITGADGFGKSGRDITVEIAQANGITVLLDEVFFPKDVDMGAQLAKVRANADVQAVFVIGAGPGPAILTKNYRQLGMTLPLYQSHGVASQSFLDMAGPAAEGVRLPASAMLVAEDLPAYDGQKPVSLQYIQAYQAKYGKVPSPFGGYAYDAFHLLADAIRRANSVDHAKVRDALEETRNLSGTGGIFNMSAQDHLGLDLTAFRIAEARGGAWRLAGTGK; translated from the coding sequence ATGCTGAAGAAACTGTTGGGGGCCGCAGGAGCGGTCCTGTGCACGGCTGCCGCCCTGGCGACGACCCAGGCCAGTGCCGCCGATCCCATCAAGATCGGGGCCGTTCTGGCGGTCACCGGGCCGGTGGCCTATATCGGCGATCCCGAGGCTAAGACCCTGGAAATGCTGGTGGAACAGCTCAATGCCAAGGGCGGGCTGCTGGGGCGGCCGGTCAAGCTGATCGTTTATGACGACGGCGGCGATGCTGCAATGGCTCGCGGCCATGCGGTGCGTCTGGTGGAAAGCGACAAGGTGGACGCCATCATCGGCGCCAGCACCAGCGGCTCGTCCCTGGCCATGATCCCCCTGGCCGAGCGTGGCGAGACGCCCATGATCTCCCTGGCCGGGGCCGAGGGCATCGTGCTGCCGGTAAAGAAATGGGCGTTCAAGACGCCGCAGACCGACCGCATGATGGTGCTGCGCGTCTTCGAGGATCTGAAGTCGCGTGGCCTGACCAAGATCGCCCTGATCACCGGGGCCGACGGCTTCGGCAAGTCGGGCCGCGACATCACCGTCGAGATCGCGCAGGCCAACGGCATCACCGTTCTCCTCGACGAGGTGTTCTTCCCCAAGGACGTGGATATGGGGGCCCAGTTGGCCAAGGTCCGCGCCAATGCGGATGTGCAGGCGGTGTTCGTCATCGGCGCGGGGCCTGGACCGGCCATCCTCACCAAGAATTACCGGCAGCTGGGCATGACATTGCCGCTTTACCAGTCGCACGGCGTTGCCTCGCAAAGCTTCCTCGACATGGCTGGGCCTGCGGCGGAAGGGGTGCGACTGCCCGCCTCGGCCATGCTGGTCGCCGAGGACCTGCCCGCCTATGACGGCCAAAAGCCGGTATCTTTGCAATACATCCAGGCCTATCAGGCCAAATACGGCAAGGTGCCCTCGCCGTTCGGCGGCTATGCCTATGACGCCTTCCATCTTCTGGCCGACGCCATCCGCCGCGCCAATTCGGTGGATCACGCCAAGGTCAGGGATGCCCTCGAAGAAACCCGCAATCTGTCCGGTACGGGCGGCATCTTCAATATGTCGGCGCAAGATCACCTGGGTCTGGACCTGACCGCCTTCCGCATCGCCGAGGCCAGAGGGGGAGCATGGCGGCTGGCGGGCACTGGCAAATAA